The sequence GACAAATTGTTGGAAATGATTATGAACAATTTGCCGCTTCACCCGCCGTATTTCCCTAAAGACCAACTCACGGACAAATCCGAGCGTTTTTTTGCGGCGGAAATTATTCGCGAAAAAATATTGGTTCAGTACAAAAAAGAAGTGCCTTATAGCTGCGAGGTAGTCGTAACGGAATTTAAAGAACGTGACGATATGATAGTAATTCGCGCCGAAATCTATGTGGAACGCGCCACGCAACGCGCCATTCTATTGGGGCATAAAGGCGAGTCTATCAAGAAGTTAGGTATTACTTCCAGAGAAGGAATGGAAGCGTTTTTCCTTAAAAAAGTGTTTTTGGAAACGCACGTAAAAGTAGAACCTGATTGGCGCGACCGCGAAAACAAACTACGCCAGTTTGGGTACAATCTCCAATAAATACCAACAACAATATTTACTTTGAACAAAAGAAATATTCCGTAATATTTAGCTGCGATTTTGTGCAAAAATCTTTATATTTGACCTGATGCGTACTGCTTTGCGGAGGTGTGCGTCGGGTCAAATGTTTTTATAGGGCTTAATATTTTTGCTATGGCTTCCGTTTGTCTTTACTTTCAAGTACATCAACCTTTCCGTTTGCGCGATTATTCGTTTATGAATATTGGCCACAATCATCACTACGAAGCTGCCGACCAAAATTATCATTATTTGCAGCGCGTAGCCGAAAAAAGTTATTTGCCTGCCAATGCTTTATTGCTGAAACTTATCAAGCAATTTGAAGGAAAATTTAAAGTAAGTTTTTCTATTTCAGGTATTTGTTTGGAGCAAATGGAAAAATACGCGCCTGCGGTTTTGCATTCGTTTAAGCAATTGGTGGCAACGGGTTGTGTTGAACTTTTCGGAGAAACCTATTACCATTCGTTGGCGGGTTTGTATTCGGATACCGAATTTGAAAGACAAGTGCTTTTGCACAAAAAAATACTCAAACGCCTTTTTAACTATACGCCCACGACCTTCCGCAACACCGAACTTATTTACAACGACCGCATCGCGAGCATGGCCGCCAACTTGGGTTTTACGACCGTCGTAACCGAGGACGCACGCCGCATTTTGGGTGCGAATCCGAGTATAAAACTTTATCAATCAGCCGAAAAAGAAGCCTTTGTGCTGCTGCGCAACAGCCAACTTTCGGATGATATTGCCTTTCGGTTCACGGAAAAAAGTTGGGCAGAATATCCGCTTACTGCCGACAAATTCGCGGGTTGGTTACATCGCCAAGCAGCATTTGCGGACACTATCGGGCTTTTCATGGATTACGAAACTTTTGGCGAACACCGAGCCGCCGAAACAGGCATTTTTGACTTTTTGGAGACTTTGCCTGCTGCCGTGATTGGCAACCGCGATTTTAAGTTTCGGACACCTGCCGAAGCCGTCAAGATACACAAGCCTTACGGCATTTTTTCGGTGAAAGAAAGCGAAACTATCTCGTGGGCAGACGAAAACCGCGACCTTGCGGCGTGGACGGCTGGCCTGATGCAACAAGATTGTTTGCGCCAACTCTATGCCCTCGAACACCAATTAGCGCACGTCGGTAACTCCGAGCTATGGGACGAATGGGGCAAATTGCAGACTTCCGACCATTTTTATTATATGTCCACGCGCTATTGGGGCAACCCCGTGCACGACAACTTTTCGCCGTATGCCAGTCCCTACGACGCTTACATCAACTACATGAACATACTCAGCGATTTTGAAATCAGACTTCAAACCGCACCCGTTTACGAGGCTTATTAAATAAAAATCAGATGCCGCACCGACGGTGCTTGGCATTGATTTAATATTCGTTGTTGCTACAAAGATTTCAATCCTAACGGATTGTAATTCATATACCAAAAGCATTAGGCTGAGAATTGATTTAATATTCGTTGTTGCTACAAAGATTTCAATCCTAACGAATTGTAATTCATATACCCAAAGCCTTGGGCTGAGAATTGATTTAATATTCGTTGTTGCTACCAAGATTTCAATCCTAACGAATTGTAATTCATATACCCAAAGCCTTTGGGCTTAGTATCTTTATAGAATAATTGCCCGACGAAACAATAAACGCCGTAGGCGTGAAATCTTCATAATAACACAAACAAAAAAGGACTACGGTTTTGCGCCGAAGTCCTTTTTATTTATCTGAAATACAGATGATTAGTCTATTGTAATTTCAAATTGAACCAAGTCCACAAAATCCTGAACACGGTCTTGAATTTCGGTATCCGTAAGGCTGGCCAAACGCTCTACGCCAAATTTTTCTACGCAGAAAGAAGCCAAAGCCGAACCGTAAATAATAGCGCGTTTCATGTTGGCAAAAGAAATATCGCCAGTTTTGGCCAAATAGCCAATAAAACCGCCTGCAAACGTGTCACCTGCGCCTGTTGGGTCAAATACTTCTTCCAATGGCAAAGCTGGTGCGAAGAAAACTTGCTCTTTGTTGAACAACAATGCGCCGTGTTCGCCTTTCTTGATAATCAAGACTTTAGGCCCCATTGTCAAGATTTTTTGAGCAGCTTTCACCAACGAATATTCTTTAGACAATTGGCGTGCTTCCTCGTCGTTGATGGAAAGTACATCGACCATCGAAAGGGTTTGCATCAAATCGTCCCAAGCAATATCCATCCAGAAATTCATCGTATCCATTACGATAAGTTTCGGACGTTTTGGCAAACGCTCAATCACCGTGCGTTGGATGGCTGGCGTAAGGTTGCCGAGCATCAAAAATTCGCAGTCTTTGTAACTTTCTGGGATAATCGGATCGAAATCGCCCAATACGTTAAGCTCTGTTACGAGCGTATCGCGTGAGTTCATATCGTTGTGATATTTTCCCGACCAGAAAAATGATTTTTCGTTTTCGCGGATTTGCAAACCTTCGGTATTTACGCCATGGCTTTGCAAAAGCGCAATGTCCGAAGCAGGGAAATCGCCACCCACAACGGCCACCAAATTAGCTTTTTTGGTGAAATAAGTAGAAGCCAACGTAATGTAAGTGGCTGCTCCACCAATAATTTTATCTGTTTTTCCAAATGGAGTTTCGATGGCATCAAACGCCACCGAGCCTACTACCAATAGACTCATATTCTATGTAAATAAGATGTTAAAGTGAATACGTGCCGAAACACGCCGCGCGAAGGTAGGGATTTTTGGGTAGATTATTGATAGGTGGGGATTTAAGCTATAAGGAATTTAGGCTACTATAAAGAAATCTTAGTGTACACTAAGATACATCATCTGCATAATTATAATGTTGATCTGATTTTATATATAATCGGGCAAAATCATATATAATCTCCTTTGTAAAACGATTATTATACAAAAAATCACCACGCCATAGTCTAATATCTTCTCTCAAATTTTTAAAATTTAATTCTAAAAATAACTCTAATTGAATTCTTTTAATAGTTACAGAATATATTTTTTTACGCTGATTATCGTCATTAGCTGGAATTTTTATTGTTATATATTCCAGATCAAGAAAGTCTCTAAATAATCTGGCACTTTCTTGAATAAGTTTTTTATACGCATAATATTCTGTATTGGCAAAACCTTCCTTAAATATAATGATTCGGCTTTCATAATTAGATTTTTCTTTATCAAAGAAACTACTATTATGGGTGCATCTCTGATAGAATTCGTATTTAGATAATTCTAAATTATGTATGTCTTTATTTATAAAATAATCATATACTAATTGTATCTCATTTATTTTATCAAACTCTATAATTTCTAATTTTACACCTTTTTGAATTGCTCTATTTTTGGCTGCTTTACTAAAGCCGTTATTGGTAATAATTATACCAAAATTAGCTTTCACATCATCTAACATGCCCAAAAATCCTTCAATAATCTTAACATCAATATTTTTACTAAAGTACTTGCAGTCAACTATTCCAAGAATTTTATTTCCTCCTATTTCTCCACGAATTGCAATATCAATTTGTCTTTCTTCTTTGCTATACTTGCCAAAAATCTTATCATCAAATTCAAAGGAGCAACCATCAAAAGCATTAGATAATGCGCCATAAATACTTCTTTCATATTTTCGCCAATCTTTTTCTTCAATTTTCATCACTACTTTAAATTTTAGTGTTAAAACAAAACGTATCACAATTTACAAGAAAATACTTAGAATAAGTAAATAAATCCATACACAAAAAAAATGCAACAAGGCTCTCTCCTGCCCCCAAACTTGCACAAATGCTGCTTGTGGCGTACTTTCGGGCTGCAATCTGCTCATATCCAAACTTGATTTAGCCCTTGAATACTTCTTTTTTTATTGCCAAAAGACTTGAAAATCAGGATGCGCACGCTTTCTCAGCTACCGTCATACGCATCGCAACGGGTAGTATCGCTTTGGGCGTAGCCGTGATGCTCGTGGCCTTTGGCGTGTTGGAAGGTTTCCGCCAAAACATTAGCCAAAAGGTTTTTAGCTTTGCTGCCCACCTGAATGTTACCACTTTCAACGGCAATAATTATTACGAAGAACAGCCCATTAGCACTTTAGAAAAAGGTGTGGCGGCTATCAAGCATTTACCCGACGTGGCGGCGGTGCAGTCGTATGTGTTCAAACCGGCCTTACTCAAAACCAAAGAAGCCGTGCAAGGCATTGTGATAAAAGGCATAGATGCTAATTTTTATAGCCCAGCATTTGCCCCCAACATGACGGCAGGCCGCTTGCCCAACACCGCCGACACCAACCACGTAACGGAAGTGGTGATTAGCAAGAAACTGGCTAATATGCTGCTGCTCAAACCTTCGGACGAGGTAATCATGTATTTTATGCAAAATCCTACGCGCCTGCGCAAAGTCCAGATTGTCGGGATTTATGATACGGGCATGGAAGAGTTTGACGAAAGTATTGTATTGGGCAACGCCCGAATGCTGCGCCAAATCAACGCTTGGCCAGACTCGCTGTCGAGTGGTGTGGAGGTTTTTGGTAAAAATTTCGATCAACTTGAGCAACTCCACAACGAAGTAGCCAATCTTTTGCCTTATTATATGAGTGCCATCAAAGTAACAGACCAACATATCCAAATTTTTGAGTGGCTGGAAATGATTGGCCGCAACGTAGATATTTTGTTGGTACTCATTACGGTAGTGGCGTGTTTTAGTATTATATCCTCGCTGCTCATCATGATTCTGGAACGCACACGCATGATTGGTGTACTCAAAGCCTTAGGTGCGACAGATGCCCAGATTCGGGGTATTTTCTTGTGGAGCGGCCTGAAACTCACGGCACGCGGCTTGCTTTTTGGCAACGTCATTGGGCTGGGAGTCTGTGCGTTACAATATTATTTCAAAATAATCCCCCTCGACCCCGAAAACTATTACATGTATTTCGTGCCTATCGAATGGAATATTTGGCCGATACTTTCACTCAATGTCATGACCATCGTCATAGCGGCGTTGGTGCTGCTTTTGCCTACGCGCGTTATTGCCAGTATCCAACCCATCAAAGCCATTAAATTTGATTAAACAAAATGACCCAAACCCAAACGCAACTTTCATATAAACAGCCACTTAACCAATTAGCTTGGTTTGGACTTTGGGCGGGTTTGGGGCTGCTGCTTGGACTAATCGTGGGGAGTGCTTGTGCCATTTTCCTGATTTCGTTGCAATGGGTTACGCAATGGCGCGAAAGCCATGTTTGGATAATTGGCTTACTGCCTTTGTTGGCGGCGGCTGTGGCTTACCTTTACCAACGTTTCGATACGGGCGAAGAAAGCAAAGGCAACAACACGATTATTTCCCGAATACAACATCCTGAACAAAAGCCCATTAGCTGGCGAATGTCGCCAATGGTCTTAGTCGGAACATTGCTTACACACTTGGGCGGCGGTTCGGCAGGCCGCGAAGGTACAGCCGTACAAATTGGCGGGGCGTTGGCTTCTCTTTTGCTAAAATTTGGACGTTGGTCTAAAGAAAATCAAATTTTGCTGCTGATGTGTGGTGCAGGTGCGGGCTTTTCGGCACTATTCGGTACGCCGTTGGCGGGGGCTATTTTTGCCATTGAGTTTGCGGTCGTGGGTAAAATGTGGCATAAGGCTTGGCTTCCTGTGTTTTGGGCAAGCCTCTGCGCCAATTATGTTTGTAACCTTTGGCCAGTAACACATACACATTACCCCCAAATCACGATGCCGACTTTTTCCCCCGAAAATCTGCTGTATGTAGTGGTGGCAGCCATTGCCTTTGGGTTGGCGGCGCGGGTTTTCGTGTGGCTCAACGAATGGCTTTCGGCCAAAAGCAAACAATTTATTTCAAATGCAATACTGCGTGCAGCCATTGGCGGCGCAATAGTGGCCGCAAGTGTGTGGCTGGCGGGCACTACGCAATACATCGGGCTGGGCTTGCCGCTAATCGAAGCATCTTTCCGAGAGCCGCAGGCCATTTATATTTTTTTTATAAAAATTGTACTCACTTGCCTTACGCTTAGTTTTGGTATGAAAGGCGGCGAAGTAACTCCCCTATTTTTTATTGGCGCAACACTGGGCAGTGCGTTGGCGGTTTGGTTGCCGTTGCCTGTGGCAGGCTTGGCGGGAATGGGTCTAATTGCAGTGTTTTCGGCCTCTGCGAATGTTCCGCTGACGGGTTTGCTATTGGGTGTAGAATTGTTTGGAGCGCAAGCGGGTTTGTATTGGGCATTAGCTACGTGGTTGGCTTGTTGGGTATCGGGCAAAAAAGGAATTTACACGACACAACAACTTTTTTGATTTGTTAGTAAACATGTGAATTGGCGGCGTGCTTATCGTAAGTTTTTTGAAAAATTTTTATGATTTATACCCCAAAATAAAAGATTTATACTTTTCTCTAAAAACACACCCGAACGTTACGGTTTTCCTAACAAACAAAAAAAAACGTTTGCAGCTTTTCAACAAAAATGGCCATTCGCTTTAGTTCCTGATTCACAGTTTGTTGAAAAAATGCGATTTTAGCTAGCGCAAACGTTTGCCAAACACTTAGAAAGTTTGGTTTTCTGAAAGTAAGCTAATAAATTCGTTCAATAGACAGACAAATAACACATCGTTTATGAACCTAAAATCAAGTTTATTAACCCTTGGGTTGTTGTTCTTCGGCGTTTCAGCTTTCTCGCAAGCGAAAGTAGCAGGGCGTTGGAAAACCATAGATGACGAAACAGGCCAGCCAAAATCTATCGTAGAATTATACGAACAAGGTGGAAAGCTTTTCGGAAAGGTCATCAAATTATTAAATAAGCCACAAGACGCTATATGCGAACCATGCACAGGCGAGCTTAAAGGCAAAAAAATTGTCGGGATGATTATCGTTAAAGATATGATTTTAGATGATGATGAATGGGAAGATGGTACAATCTTCGACCCCAAAAAAGCTAAAACATATAGTTGTAAATTATGGTTAGCTGATGCAAAAACACTTAAAGTTAGAGGCTATTTAGGGCCATTCTTCCGCACACAAACTTGGTACAGAGAAGAATAATTCAATAGCTTCTGTTCAGACTACCCCCAATACACACACCAACATACACCAAAAATTTACAAAAAAGACATTAGCTGCTGAATGCTAATGTCTTTTTTGTTTTAGCTTATTCTCTAACAATTTTTTTGTTCACACATCGCGCTTTCTGCTTCTATTTCAACGGTAACATGCTGAATATTAATATGCTCAGCTTCATGTTTCACTTCGTTTTTAATGGTCTCTGCTTGCTCTAAGCTCGTCAGAGGGGCACAAACTACGTGTACGGTCATGATATGATATTGGCTATCCATGCTCCACAGATGCAAATCATGTATGCCTACAATATTGGGGATTTTAAGCAAGGCCTCTGTTATCTTGGATTCGTCAAGCTCTTCAGGAATCGCCTGCAACACCACCAACAATACGCTTTTCAGATTACCGTAAACATTATACAACACATACCCCGTAATGCCTATGGACAAAAGCGGGTCTATAATCGGCCAATCCACCCAAAGCATTAATAAACTGCCAATCAACACTGCCACCCAACCCAACACATCTTCCATTAAATGCAGCATCACGGCACGCTCGTTAAGCGATTCTCCTTTTTTGAGACGCAAAACTGCCGCTCCATTCACGGCAATACCCACAATAGCAAACCATAACATTCCCTTTGCATCGCTTTGCTCAGGATGAAAAAGGCGCGGAATGGTTTCGGAAAGCACAAATACAGACCCAATTACCAATACCAAGGAATTAACTAAAGCTCCCAGCAAAGAAAATCTTTTGTAACCATAACTGAATTTGGTGTCGCGCTTACGTTTGGATATTTTTTGAAAATACCACGCCAAACCCAATGATAAACTATCGCCCAAATCGTGCAGCGCGTCCGACATAATCGCAACAGAATTTGTAACAAATCCGCCCACAAACTCTAATAGGCAAAACACAAAGTTAAGCCAAAAGGCCACCGATAAATTTGCCGTATCTGCGGGGCTGTGATGATGATGATGTCCGTGTTCGGAATGATGATGGTTGTGTCCCATAATATTTATAACAAAGCAAAAATGAGTTAAGTATAAAGAGGTGCAATTTACCCCAAAACACAGTATCTACAATTAGGCACAATATTTTCATCAAGAAAATAATGTGCAGAACGACCGTTTTCAAAAAAAAACGTTGCAACACCAGAGCCGAAACTCTCGCGCTGCAACGCCGTGCCACTGTAAGGCAAATTATAGAATTGAATGCAACCGATTAGGCAATTAAAAAACTTTGTTCACGCTCTCGACGATAGCGGCCACGCGAATCGACTCAAAAATACGTTCCTCGCGCGTGCCCAATTGCAACAATGAGGCTTCGTGTGCTTTTACGCAACGCTCGCAGCCGTTCACTGCCGAAACTGCCAAGCTCACTAACTCAAAAAATTCTTTACCCAAAACAGGGTTCATCATAATATTCATTTTGATACGCGCAGGCAATTGCTCATACGTGTCTTTTTCGGTAAAATGTCTGAAACGATACAGCACATTGTTGGCCGAAAGCAAAGAAGCACACGCCACCGCATCGCCGATTTCTTCCGTAGTCGCGCCATGTTCGCGGGCAGCTTCCGTAAAATAGGACAAAGTACGTTCGTTGCGACCGTTGGCGGCAATGGCCACGCCCAACAAGGCGGCTTCTTTTTTGTTGATATTTTCGAGTTCAAAAATGCTGTTCAAGTTCACACGCATATCGCGCAAATAGCGAGAAGAAGCATCTTCCAAAAGTTGGTTGGGGGCAGATAAAGTCGTCATTGGTCTATTAAGATTTTTGTTTTTTTGATGAAAAGAAAATAAAAACTGGTTGAAAGAATGTTGGCGCAGTTAGTTACGCCAACATTAAACACACTACAAATTGAGACAAACAGTATATTTACAGAAGGTTATGCTTTAATTGTTGCTTGGCCTTTTTCCCAGTTGCAAGGGCAAAGCTCGTCGGTTTGCAAAGCGTCCAACACACGCAACACTTCTTTCACGTTGCGGCCTACGCTCAAATCGTTTACACTTACCCAACGAATAACACCTTGAGGGTCAGCAATGAACGTTGCGCGGTACGCAATTTTTTCGTTTGCTTCCAAGATGCCCAATTCGGCAGCCAAAGACTTGGAAGTGTCGGCCAACATCGGGAAAGTAAGGCCGCGCAAATCGTCGTGGTTGTTGCGCCAAGCCAAGTGCACAAATTCCGAATCCGTAGAAGCTCCGATAAGTGCTGCGTCGCGGTCTTTGAAATCTTCGGCGTGTTTGTTGAACTCGGCGATTTCTGTCGGGCAAACAAACGTGAAATCTTTTGGCCACCAGAACATTACTGTCCAAAGACCAGCGTCTTGGTAATCTTTGTTAGAAATAGTGGCAAATTCTTTGCCTTTTTCCAAAGATACTACGGCAGTTTTTTCGAATATTGGGAATTGGCTTCCAAGGCCAAGAATGCGATTTTCCATGATAGTTAATGATTTGATATTGAGAATGATAATGAGTTTTATTAATTAAGATTTTTCATTTTGTTTTGATGACACAAAAGGGCGAATTATTCGGACCAAGCCCTTAGCATCCACAGCGTTTTTTCTTGTTGCTTAATGTACTCGCTCAAAAGGCTGGTAGTTCCTTCGTCGGAGGCATCGGCAGCCAAACGCATCAGTTTTCGTTCGGCAGCCAACAGCGCGGACAAATGCGCCGCAACTAATTCCACGCTTTCTTTTTCGGTGGAAACGTAGCCGTTTTCGGTAATAAATGAGTGTTGCAAATACTGCGAAAAAGTGTGCAGTGGTTTGCCGCCAAGTGCCAAAATACGCTCGGCGATTTCGTCTATTTTCAAAAGAGCATCGTTGTAATACTCTTCAAATTTGAGGTGCAATTCAAAAAACTTGCGGCCTGTGATGTTCCAGTGAAAACCGCGTAGGCTTTGATAATGAAGTTGAAAAGAAGCTAAAAGCGTATTCAATTCTTGGGCGAGTGTTTCGGCTTGTTGTG is a genomic window of Flexibacter flexilis DSM 6793 containing:
- a CDS encoding DUF2147 domain-containing protein; this translates as MNLKSSLLTLGLLFFGVSAFSQAKVAGRWKTIDDETGQPKSIVELYEQGGKLFGKVIKLLNKPQDAICEPCTGELKGKKIVGMIIVKDMILDDDEWEDGTIFDPKKAKTYSCKLWLADAKTLKVRGYLGPFFRTQTWYREE
- a CDS encoding carboxymuconolactone decarboxylase family protein, whose translation is MTTLSAPNQLLEDASSRYLRDMRVNLNSIFELENINKKEAALLGVAIAANGRNERTLSYFTEAAREHGATTEEIGDAVACASLLSANNVLYRFRHFTEKDTYEQLPARIKMNIMMNPVLGKEFFELVSLAVSAVNGCERCVKAHEASLLQLGTREERIFESIRVAAIVESVNKVF
- a CDS encoding PfkB family carbohydrate kinase, translating into MSLLVVGSVAFDAIETPFGKTDKIIGGAATYITLASTYFTKKANLVAVVGGDFPASDIALLQSHGVNTEGLQIRENEKSFFWSGKYHNDMNSRDTLVTELNVLGDFDPIIPESYKDCEFLMLGNLTPAIQRTVIERLPKRPKLIVMDTMNFWMDIAWDDLMQTLSMVDVLSINDEEARQLSKEYSLVKAAQKILTMGPKVLIIKKGEHGALLFNKEQVFFAPALPLEEVFDPTGAGDTFAGGFIGYLAKTGDISFANMKRAIIYGSALASFCVEKFGVERLASLTDTEIQDRVQDFVDLVQFEITID
- a CDS encoding restriction endonuclease, coding for MKIEEKDWRKYERSIYGALSNAFDGCSFEFDDKIFGKYSKEERQIDIAIRGEIGGNKILGIVDCKYFSKNIDVKIIEGFLGMLDDVKANFGIIITNNGFSKAAKNRAIQKGVKLEIIEFDKINEIQLVYDYFINKDIHNLELSKYEFYQRCTHNSSFFDKEKSNYESRIIIFKEGFANTEYYAYKKLIQESARLFRDFLDLEYITIKIPANDDNQRKKIYSVTIKRIQLELFLELNFKNLREDIRLWRGDFLYNNRFTKEIIYDFARLYIKSDQHYNYADDVS
- a CDS encoding ABC transporter permease, translating into MNTSFFIAKRLENQDAHAFSATVIRIATGSIALGVAVMLVAFGVLEGFRQNISQKVFSFAAHLNVTTFNGNNYYEEQPISTLEKGVAAIKHLPDVAAVQSYVFKPALLKTKEAVQGIVIKGIDANFYSPAFAPNMTAGRLPNTADTNHVTEVVISKKLANMLLLKPSDEVIMYFMQNPTRLRKVQIVGIYDTGMEEFDESIVLGNARMLRQINAWPDSLSSGVEVFGKNFDQLEQLHNEVANLLPYYMSAIKVTDQHIQIFEWLEMIGRNVDILLVLITVVACFSIISSLLIMILERTRMIGVLKALGATDAQIRGIFLWSGLKLTARGLLFGNVIGLGVCALQYYFKIIPLDPENYYMYFVPIEWNIWPILSLNVMTIVIAALVLLLPTRVIASIQPIKAIKFD
- a CDS encoding glycoside hydrolase family 57 protein, which gives rise to MASVCLYFQVHQPFRLRDYSFMNIGHNHHYEAADQNYHYLQRVAEKSYLPANALLLKLIKQFEGKFKVSFSISGICLEQMEKYAPAVLHSFKQLVATGCVELFGETYYHSLAGLYSDTEFERQVLLHKKILKRLFNYTPTTFRNTELIYNDRIASMAANLGFTTVVTEDARRILGANPSIKLYQSAEKEAFVLLRNSQLSDDIAFRFTEKSWAEYPLTADKFAGWLHRQAAFADTIGLFMDYETFGEHRAAETGIFDFLETLPAAVIGNRDFKFRTPAEAVKIHKPYGIFSVKESETISWADENRDLAAWTAGLMQQDCLRQLYALEHQLAHVGNSELWDEWGKLQTSDHFYYMSTRYWGNPVHDNFSPYASPYDAYINYMNILSDFEIRLQTAPVYEAY
- a CDS encoding chloride channel protein, with amino-acid sequence MTQTQTQLSYKQPLNQLAWFGLWAGLGLLLGLIVGSACAIFLISLQWVTQWRESHVWIIGLLPLLAAAVAYLYQRFDTGEESKGNNTIISRIQHPEQKPISWRMSPMVLVGTLLTHLGGGSAGREGTAVQIGGALASLLLKFGRWSKENQILLLMCGAGAGFSALFGTPLAGAIFAIEFAVVGKMWHKAWLPVFWASLCANYVCNLWPVTHTHYPQITMPTFSPENLLYVVVAAIAFGLAARVFVWLNEWLSAKSKQFISNAILRAAIGGAIVAASVWLAGTTQYIGLGLPLIEASFREPQAIYIFFIKIVLTCLTLSFGMKGGEVTPLFFIGATLGSALAVWLPLPVAGLAGMGLIAVFSASANVPLTGLLLGVELFGAQAGLYWALATWLACWVSGKKGIYTTQQLF
- a CDS encoding Dps family protein encodes the protein MKNFIGIESQQAETLAQELNTLLASFQLHYQSLRGFHWNITGRKFFELHLKFEEYYNDALLKIDEIAERILALGGKPLHTFSQYLQHSFITENGYVSTEKESVELVAAHLSALLAAERKLMRLAADASDEGTTSLLSEYIKQQEKTLWMLRAWSE
- a CDS encoding cation diffusion facilitator family transporter, whose product is MGHNHHHSEHGHHHHHSPADTANLSVAFWLNFVFCLLEFVGGFVTNSVAIMSDALHDLGDSLSLGLAWYFQKISKRKRDTKFSYGYKRFSLLGALVNSLVLVIGSVFVLSETIPRLFHPEQSDAKGMLWFAIVGIAVNGAAVLRLKKGESLNERAVMLHLMEDVLGWVAVLIGSLLMLWVDWPIIDPLLSIGITGYVLYNVYGNLKSVLLVVLQAIPEELDESKITEALLKIPNIVGIHDLHLWSMDSQYHIMTVHVVCAPLTSLEQAETIKNEVKHEAEHINIQHVTVEIEAESAMCEQKNC
- a CDS encoding peroxiredoxin, encoding MENRILGLGSQFPIFEKTAVVSLEKGKEFATISNKDYQDAGLWTVMFWWPKDFTFVCPTEIAEFNKHAEDFKDRDAALIGASTDSEFVHLAWRNNHDDLRGLTFPMLADTSKSLAAELGILEANEKIAYRATFIADPQGVIRWVSVNDLSVGRNVKEVLRVLDALQTDELCPCNWEKGQATIKA